One Ictalurus furcatus strain D&B chromosome 7, Billie_1.0, whole genome shotgun sequence genomic window, atatatatatatatatatatatatatacacatacacacaaatacatacatacacttttAGTGTAATTTTCAAGCTTTTGTTTATGTCtgaaaactgcattcataaacTGTAACTCAAGTTACTGGATTTTTGATCCAAATAAAATAACGACGGTCCATGGTTCTCTTCAAGACGACTCGGATGTGGACCACACAATATGATAAAGTGCTTTGCATCAAATTATGTGTTTGATTGAACATTATTTCCATGTGGTATTCAGATGAAATGGAAGGTGTGGTGATACTTAATGAGGCTAAGAAaggattaaaaacacacatgatTAAAGTGAGTAAACTAGAAAGGCTTCACCTGGACCATTGATTGGTGCGAAGAACAGGAAGAAAACacttattaaataatttaattcaattagatagtataaaaacaatgaaatggcATTTTTTTCTATAAACACATAGAAGAAGTGATGTATAAAATTGCACCATCAATCAActgtacaaatacaaatatatatatatatatatatatatatatatatatatatatatatatatatatatactttcacATATTAATCTGGATGAACTCGAGTAATTTtgtgaaatgtgaaagtaccctaaaaaaaaatccaggacTTTTAGAAGCCAAGCTGGGTAAAAAATCCAGGACTTTTAGAAGCCAGGCTGGGTAAAAAATCCAGGACTTTTAGAAGCCAGGCTGGGTAAAAAATCCAGGACTTTTAGGGCAGTAGTAGGTCAGCTGATAAGACGTGGTTGTACTACTGATCAGGAGgtcatgagtttaaatcccagcactgccaagcttccactgttggccccttgagcaaggcccttaaccctcaatgttcagttgtataaattagataaatgtaagtcgctctggcaATAAGTGCCATAAATGTAGAAGTGAAGTCTTTCCAGATATTCAGAATGATTGAGTGTAGAGAAACACCACTACAGTCACGTTTATCACAGTGAGTCTTCGGGTCCCTGGGGTGGATTGGGGTGTAAAAGCACAGGGCAGATCCCTTTTATTCTTCCTCCAGAATGTTTATAGAGGAAGTGACAGGGCGGCTCTTGCGTTCTGACATCTTGGGGCCGCTCGTGAGCGATTAAAACCTTTTTGCATGATCATTTACAGGCGTCCCGAGATGCGACTAACGCAATGAAAACACGTAATCGGTTCTCATTAACCGGTTCTGCGTACAGGTTACCGGAATCGTGACGTCATTCCTGATCGTATTATTTACGACCCTGATCGTTGCACGCGGTGCGAAAGGTGGTCCGGACGGGAATGACGTCAGCGCACGGAAAAGACCGAAGTGTTTCTCAAGAACTCCGAAGAGTTTGTTGAGCTGAGTCACGTGTGTTGTCCTGCTCCAACCACTGCAATAACAACAGATGAAGAGCCGAGGAACTGGTGGATTTTATTCATCCGTATAAAACCACGAACACAAAAGAAGCATCACGTTGAAATAGACGGAGAGTAAAAGACTCACAAAAGAGATAACTGATGTATATTAATGATCTATAAGAAAGCATCTGATTGTGCAAGAGCAGCTGGTCACTTTGTTATTTGTTAGTGAAACAGGCCTGGTTTTTAACCCATACTGAaggttgtttattttactaacATGTCAGGTAAGGTTAAACTCAGCGCCTTGCTATCAAAACAACGCCTAAGAAAAAGTACTCACATTTTCAGTTGGACATTTATGTCCAGGTCGCAACTGTAAACATAGTTAAACTTGTCCGTATCCATCTCCAGCCACTTCTacaacgataataataataaaaaacaacaacaacaacactataAACAATGTAAATGAAGAGTTGAAAGATGTCAGAGCAGCAGGCCTGGCCAGAGAAAGCCCCCTGCGCTGAGGGTAGCTTTCAGTTCAGGAGAACAAACtactgtgtttatttctttcaagTCCCACACTGTATAAAATCCCTCTTTATAAAAACATCCGTGTGGAAACAGCTTTAGTAATAACTAATCCCTGCAGTCACAAAGTCTGAGCCAATATCTGTCTATCCATAGTGCGTTTTCCGAAGAAAACACAACTAAATCATATAACAGGCATAAGCAATCGATACCAGTCTCTCCATCGCTGTAGCGGTTAAGACATACAATCACACCGATAGGAATCCATTGCTTTTGTCTACAGAGCCCAAGTCGCTTCCGGGTTGGTCGCTAGACGGAAAGTAGAGTAGGACATATTTATTTAGCGTTTCCagtaatagtatagtatagtaaccactttatcctggtcaggatccgctatgtaatgtaatgtaatgtaattctgtatatgtatatgccATAGAgttagacaaaaaaataaataaataaatttgctaTAAGAAGTcccttttacacatttttatttttctatagaaGTAGTTGGATTATAATGTGCATTTAATATTCAGCCCATAACTATAACTAtttctaaatttaatttaaactcaTTGTTTTTAACTAGTAATCACTCTatgagcacggtggcttagtggttagcatgtttgtctcacaCTTCCGGGGTTGGGGttttcgaatcctgcctccaccctgtgtgtgcagagtttgcaagGTCTCCCTGTGttttcggggtttcctccgggtactccggtttccttccctagtccaaagacatgcattgtaggctgattggcatctctaaattgtccctagtgtgtgattgtaccctgtccagggtgtccccttccttgtgccccaagtcccctgggataggctccagaatCTCcacgactctgtgtaggatatgcggtgcagaaaatagatggatgtattagaaaaaatgtttagactgatttgttttttctgATAGTTGTATGATTTTAACActtttataaataatgttagAGTAACCTCAAGGTTTTTCATTTTACTTCAAAAGATATTagcttatttatgtattaattaaatcatttatttatttgtttgtttgtttgtttgtttgtttagaggTAGATACTTGTGACTGTGTAGtatttctttcattaatttCACTGGTCCTTTGAGGGTAAAATTGGACACCATTGTTTTAGCCcatgaatgaatattttttttctccatcattcatttatttatcttcaggaaccactttatcctgatctgGGTAATGGTATATGTAACTATTATGTTTATTGAAATTTTTTCAATCCTTAGTTAATCATGTTTGTGCTGAGAAGAGTTAGGCTGATAAATCGTTGTAAAATGCTCCTGGTTGATAGATCTAAGTGTGCCGTAACAAAACTAACTGATCGCTATCTGATACATGAACTCTTTTTGAGCATCCTGAtggtctttttttaaactactgaTCTAATGAATTGAAGAGATGAATTCATATTGTGTAACCAGattgaaatgtgtaaatgtttaacaAATGTTCTCTGGCATTGGTGTGGAAAGCTTCAGCTGTGTTTACAAAGGCGATACAAACACTGGTGTAAATACACTTTAAtgaacatcatcatcaacattatcatcatcatcatcatcattatcatcatcatgtgCTTTCTAGCCTTCCATAGAAGGGTAAAAAGAAGGACCAAGCCAGAAAACCAGCAAAGAAACGCAGtgttctttcatttaattaacatttataacCAGCCTGGTTTCAGCCTTACTGGTGGCCAAAATGCAACTGTGGAACTTCTCTTCTCTGTGGCTTGGCCAGCAGTTACGTACATAATATGGTGAATGAGTCAGTCTTCATACCAGCACAACACCTCAGTCCATTACATGCTTCACTCAGTGTTAAAGAGCTGTTTAAGCCCCATTGCTCTCCCACTGTGtgcatcacacactcacagcagGGGCTATGTCCTTTCTCCCTTACGCAAGCCCACATTCCTGTGCTTTTATGCTGAGGTGAAGTGGGTAGTCGAGCTTTACAGCCACTGGACGAGACACAAAAACTACAGGGTCAAGCCAAGGTGTGTGTAAACATCAGTGTTCAGTGGTTAGATATTAGCAGGTAGTTTCTAGAGCTTGAACTTACTTGTTTCAACAGGTTGAAATGTTAGCTATATGCATATATTGCATATATTAaagaatttaatccatttatacttAAACTTTATGTCTGAGACAGTTTTATCCAAAGTAATTCATGTGAGGAAGACTATAGATAAGTCCAAAGTTTGCATAACCTTCAAGGACCTTGATAGTAATAATAACTAGCCAAGTTGTGATGTTTGACTAGAACATTTCCATGTTACTGAATGTGGCATTTCATTGTTctacaagcttcatatctgactgcttCATTATGCCCACATGCCATTCCAGCAAATTTTTTGCCAGTCCCCATCCCAGTCCCAGTGCACACCTCTGAATTGAAGAACTTGCCAAGGCACTGTCTGTGATTATTTGCACTGGAGAGTTTTTTTGTTCGTCTGGGCTGAGATATCTGTGAGACAAGTGGAGATATGTACCTATTCACAATGATGTGGTGTGAAGTGAGAGCACCAAGCATAGAGCCTTGAGGTACATTGTATATAACTGATACAATGTGAATGCATTTGTCTTCCACAACAGTATAGAATGTTCCTGAGTCAAAGTATATAATTACCAGAAGGCAACATGTGCTCCATGTACAATATTAGAAACACCTAAATGTTCTGTTGAGGTCAAAACTGTAGAAAGTGGACAGAATAATCTGTTGGTTCCAAGAACTGAGGACTTGCCAGAAGCTTCTGCAGATTAAAGTCAAAAGGGCAGTTGCGATGCTGTTGCTGCTCTTTAAGCCATCATTAACATTTAAGCTTATCACAGCACAGCTATATCAAAGTCAAAGTCATTTACTGTCATGTGTACAAGTACAGTGTACAAGTAAAATGAAAAACGTTCTTCAATGCTACTCCACAGATTTTAGTAAAGACAGGAATACAATAGATACGTCACTGCTACATATGTACACAAAGTGTACACGTGTGCACAAAATGTACAAgagttataaaaataataattgctaGACAATGAGTGACAATACAATAAGACAATAAAGTGACAGTTGTGCAAGGTGACTGTGGTCGTTCGTGTAGTGCTCTGTCTTTCTGAGGCAGCGTGTAGTGTACATGTCCTCAACTGCTGGTAGCTGTGTGCCGATGAGTTTCTGAGCTGTTTTTACAACCCTTTTAGGGCTTTCCTTTCCAGTATGGAGCAGCTGCCATATCAGGATGCAATACACCCTGTATGCTACTTGCACACAacattgaaatgtttattttacattacagtTAACTCTGCAATTAGCTCTGCAAATATCTTTGTCCATGGTTATTGGGGggtttgtaaaatatttttggacTATATTGTACTGCGAATATTTCTCAGTGTAATAATCAGTTTGATCTGTCAAGGCTGTATTTTcagaccaaaacaaacaaacctggtTGTGATTTACTCATTGTTCATTGAAGCTCTTCTTTAGTCTTAGTGGTCTGAagatttattatatttctaGGAAACAACATTTTAGTGTGCAGGCAAGAAGGTACTGCGTGCTTTTGAGCTCCTCAGAGATGCCGATAGGCAGTGGTGAGTCACTCTGTCCGGACTGCGGCACGTGTCTCAGCCATTGAGCAGCAACACCACAGGCATGACACAACACAGCTTTCAACACCTCTCAAACTACTGTGGAGTAACAGGCATGAATGCTCCAAACAGAGAGTAGTGAGGCCCCAGGGCCTTTTAAAAAAGTTGATTTCTCTTATTGCTATTCTGTAAAGGGGATGAGAGATGAGCTAATGTGAGGGTGAGTATGTAATGTTTGGTTCTGGCTCAAAGAGCGTTACCTTCCTTGCATCCTAGGCAAACCTtctcatcacacacagacagatactTAATCTTGTGGAAGACACAAAATCTTACATTCAACTTGTAGGTTAACATGCAAAAAATCTCTTAGAAGTTCATATAGACATACAAtatatccatccgtccatccattttctgtaccgcttatctaACACAGGGTcctggggaatctggagcctatctcagggaactcagAGCACAAAGCGGGGGACATTCGGgggacactcacacacatacattcccACAGTACgcacaatttagagatgtcaatcagcctacaacgagTGTGTTTGGACTGAGGGTGGaacccggagtacccagaggaaacttcCTAAGcctgaggagaacatgcaagctccgaacacacagggtggaggtgggaatcaagcCCCGAATCCTGGAGGAGCAAGGCAaaaatgctaaccactaagccactgtgcccagCACATACAACACATAATACCTCAAATACAGCAATAccataaacattacaaattaGACACTGCCATTTCTTCAAACATATGTATGCAGACATGCACgtagacacacacctgcagcTGAGGTGCAATAAAAGTCAAATTTTTCCTTTATGGGTTTCCTTCTCCCAAACAACCACTGATACTTCAGCTGGACCAGGCCCATGTAAGCTTACAAAACAGAGACACGTCCATGACATAATCAATATGAGCTAAGTCTGGGGAAGCAGATGAGGGTCAGTGCATCCTCTGGCCATGAAGTTCGgcctgtctgtttgtgtgtttgaggaCTACCTAGTAACCACTGGGTGAATTTAGCCCTCAGAGAACAGTAGCATCTGTCCACTGATGTTGTTGATGTAGACTTGACCACCCTCAGGAGCACCATATAGACATACTGAATCACCATGCTTTGTCCAGCCAGGTGACAAGTATATTAGGTGTTAACACATCAGTAATGTTGATGTAATGGTATAAGATGTGCATAAGCAGGGTAGTCAAAGACCATCACTTTTTTattctccctccttctctcttgcCTTCTTTCTCACCTCTCCTCTTGCGCTCACCTCACCCTCCTTCTCATGCTCTTAGTCATTTTGTATGtcagtattttgtttttcaaggTCATGCCTAGTGGAGCGGAGAATGGCAAATCGCTGGAGAAATAGGCCGAATGGTGCCAAGCCACAGCCTTTTTCCCTCTCCACGctgcccccctcccccccaacatCCCAATGGTTCCCCCTCCCACTTCTGCAGTACCTCGAGCTCACATAAGTGTGGGGGGTATAAATGGAGGTACGAAAACAGAGAGTGATTCAGACACCaagtgacagaaagagaagagatgGCAGGACAGTGGATGATGATCCTGATTGGCGTTTCTTTGTGGATGACTTGCTCAGCAGCTCCAACCGAATGCCACTTCAACTCTCAAGGTGAGATCAATCTTTTTATAAGTCAGATGCAGATGTATCTGGGAACAAAGTAATTTCATTACCTAATAGACTGCAGTGTGCAGAGGCAAGTGGTATAATATTCACTCCTGATTACACAAACGAGCTGTCTTCTTCGACAAAGTCGGCAACCTAGAGAAATCAGGTGGTGTAAGTGCCATACAATGTGACATTCAGATACCTGTACACACTGCAGCCTTCACAGAATCAGCTGATTAATTGATGCATTAATTATATCACCTTCCACAAAGACAAAGGTTAAAGCCCTTTGCTATCTGCTTAATGCATCTTTTTGTAAACTAAAAGCCTGGTTCTCTCTGTCCCTACAGCTCTGTGCGAGTATGAGGGAAAGTACTACTCGTTGGGTCAGAGCTGGATGGAGCATGGGTGCATTCAGTGCACCTGTCTTCACCCTTTTGGGGTGGGCTGCTGTGAAACGTCAGTGATCCATTTCCTTCTTAAAGAAATTAACACCAAGTCTAGTATAGTGACAGCAATTTATTTTCATCGAAATAACATCTGATCCTCTTTTGAGTTCAGCACTCTCTTTCATCCTCAGTGTGCAGCAGCCAGTGGACTTCCCCCCTTGGTGCCAGGTGCGAGTTGAATCTGTAACCTGCAAGGTGAGCT contains:
- the msmp1 gene encoding prostate-associated microseminoprotein: MAGQWMMILIGVSLWMTCSAAPTECHFNSQALCEYEGKYYSLGQSWMEHGCIQCTCLHPFGVGCCETVQQPVDFPPWCQVRVESVTCKVSLVLTSDPRLPCIPGEGNSVDPGHGEMNVKLAG